A single Cannabis sativa cultivar Pink pepper isolate KNU-18-1 chromosome 7, ASM2916894v1, whole genome shotgun sequence DNA region contains:
- the LOC115698200 gene encoding U-box domain-containing protein 1 gives MSNSSTTSSSSSSSSHRWVYSYIKLQFYNRIRRFLRSKAGRKRYVSSSSDQLEDSRSINSTNDVNNCSNTVEVDVGNQAVESKAVVEAMKSEVGRESRHGGDDVAGLQRAVKRLHFGSWVEKEMAALEIGSLAKQDVKVRKLVAELGVIPVLVSMAASDVVSRRRAALAALLQLANGTYTNKALMVEAGILSNLPKNTNLLDEPTKHEFAELLLTLSSLANTPFPLASSEIVPFLIGILESGSTNVETMESCIGTLCNLSNILDNAGALVSNGVVDTLLKLSSTKELSEKVLGALGCLVVTLMGKKAMENSQMVPETLIEILTWEDNPKCQELSAYILMILAHQSSAQRQKMAKSGIVQVLLEVALLGSPLAQKRSLKLLQWFRDERQAKMGPHSGPQTAGRMAAIGSPENDRVTQEGKKMMKSLVKQSLHKNLEMITTRANADGESSKLKALVISTSSKSLPY, from the exons atgTCAAACTCAAGTACTACTTCCTCGTCTTCGTCTTCGTCTTCTCATAGATGGGTGTACTCTTACATAAAGCTTCAATTCTACAATCGAATCCGACGGTTCCTGCGTTCAAAAGCTGGCCGCAAGCGCTACGTGTCATCTTCTTCTGATCAACTCGAAGATTCGAGAAGTATTAATAGTACTAATGATGTTAATAATTGTAGTAATACCGTAGAGGTCGACGTTGGTAATCAAGCTGTTGAGTCGAAGGCGGTAGTTGAAGCAATGAAAAGTGAAGTGGGAAGAGAAAGCCGCCACGGTGGTGATGACGTGGCGGGGTTGCAAAGAGCAGTGAAGAGGCTTCACTTTGGGAGCTGGGTGGAGAAAGAGATGGCGGCTTTGGAGATTggaagcttggctaaacaggaTGTAAAGGTCAGAAAGTTGGTAGCCGAGCTCGGTGTTATACCGGTTTTGGTTTCCATGGCAGCTTCCGACGTTGTTTCCCGCCGTCGCGCTGCCCTGGCTGCTCTCCTTCAACTTGCTAATGGAACTTACAC gAATAAAGCTCTCATGGTGGAAGCAGGAATTCTATCAAATCTACCAAAAAACACAAATCTTCTAGATGAACCAACCAAGCATGAATTTGCAGAATTGCTCTTGACATTATCTTCATTAGCAAATACACCCTTCCCTTTAGCCTCATCAGAAATTGTCCCATTTCTCATTGGAATCCTAGAATCAGGTTCCACTAATGTTGAAACAATGGAGTCATGTATAGGTACATTGTGTAACCTCTCCAATATTTTGGACAATGCTGGAGCATTAGTTTCCAACGGAGTAGTAGATACCCTCTTAAAATTGTCCTCAACAAAGGAACTTTCCGAGAAAGTGCTTGGAGCATTAGGGTGCTTGGTAGTGACCTTAATGGGAAAGAAGGCCATGGAAAATAGTCAAATGGTGCCAGAGACTTTAATCGAGATTTTGACATGGGAAGACAACCCCAAATGCCAAGAGTTATCTGCTTATATTCTAATGATTTTAGCTCATCAAAGTTCAGCTCAAAGACAAAAAATGGCTAAGTCTGGAATTGTCCAAGTACTTTTGGAAGTTGCATTGCTAGGGAGTCCTCTAGCTCAGAAGAGGTCACTAAAGCTATTGCAGTGGTTTAGAGATGAACGGCAGGCGAAAATGGGGCCGCATTCAGGACCCCAAACTGCTGGAAGGATGGCCGCGATTGGTTCGCCTGAGAATGACAGAGTGACACAAGAAgggaagaagatgatgaagagTTTGGTGAAGCAAAGTTTGCATAAGAACTTGGAAATGATAACAACACGGGCTAATGCTGATGGGGAATCCTCTAAGCTTAAGGCCTTGGTGATCAGCACAAGCTCTAAGAGCTTGCcttattga